The following proteins are co-located in the Sphaeramia orbicularis chromosome 24, fSphaOr1.1, whole genome shotgun sequence genome:
- the LOC115414934 gene encoding mitochondrial basic amino acids transporter-like: MDFLAGCIGGAAGVLVGHPFDTVKVRLQVQSVDKPLYRGTFHCFQSIIRQESVFGLYKGIGSPMMGLTFINAIVFGVQGNTMRLLGTDTPMNQFLAGAAAGAIQCVICCPMELAKTRMQMQGTGEKKSSRKMYKNSLDCLARIYNREGLWGVNRGMVTTLIRETPGFGVYFLAYDVLTRSLGCEPDDRYMIPKLLFAGGMAGIASWLSTYPVDVIKSRLQADGVGGVHQYSSIADCVRQSVRREGYMVFTRGLTSTLLRAFPVNAATFATVTLVLMYARGIEEPKDCELTPPSHHAQLQQQAQPSSL, from the exons ATGGATTTCCTTGCCGGCTGCATCGGTG GTGCTGCTGGGGTCTTGGTTGGACACCCATTTGACACAGTTAAG GTGCGACTACAGGTCCAGAGTGTGGATAAGCCTCTGTACCGTGGGACATTTCACTGCTTCCAGTCTATCATACGGCAGGAGTCA GTCTTTGGTTTGTATAAGGGCATTGGATCCCCAATGATGGGACTAACATTCATCAATGCCATAGTATTTGGCGTCCAGGGAAACACCATGCGTCTGCTCGGTACAGACACCCCCATGAACCAGTTCTTGGCTGGTGCCGCAGCAGGTGCCATCCAATGTGTCATCTGTTGTCCAATGGAGCTGGCCAAAACTCGCATGCAAATGCAGGGAACGGGAGAGAAGAAGTCCTCTAGGAAGATGTATAAGAATTCCCTTGACTGCTTGGCACGCATCTACAACCGGGAGGGTCTGTGGGGAGTAAACAGAGGCATGGTGACCACACTCATCCGCGAGACACCTGGCTTCGGAGTGTATTTCTTGGCTTATGATGTGCTGACACGCAGCCTTGGCTGTGAGCCTGATGACCGCTACATGATCCCCAAACTGCTGTTTGCCGGCGGCATGGCTGGTATCGCCTCATGGCTCTCGACCTACCCAGTGGATGTGATCAAATCTCGACTCCAGGCAGATGGGGTGGGTGGCGTCCACCAGTACAGTAGCATCGCTGATTGTGTGCGTCAAAGCGTCAGGAGAGAAGGCTACATGGTGTTCACGCGAGGCCTGACCTCCACGCTGCTCAGAGCCTTCCCTGTCAACGCAGCTACGTTTGCCACTGTCACGCTCGTCCTCATGTACGCTCGCGGGATTGAGGAGCCAAAAGACTGTGAGCTGACTCCGCCAAGCCACCACGCACAGTTACAGCAGCAGGCTCAACCCTCCAGCCTGTGA
- the slc25a47a gene encoding solute carrier family 25 member 47-A, which translates to MHIVDFVSGSIAGACGVAVGYPLDTVKVRIQTQKQFTGIWQCTKATFLKEGVYGFFKGMAIPVTTISMTSSVVFGTYRNCLQCLSQSRGAGNGENTKLDVFLSGMAAGVTQISVMSPGDLVKVRLQCQTESKRGPANMPKPKYRGPIHCLLSIMKEEGFLGLYRGSSALMLRDGPSYATYFLTYTAICDWMTEADKKKPDWSVVMLAGGLAGSAAWTIATPMDVIKARLQMDGAREVKRYKGFVHCVTETVRVEGARVFFRSLGMNVVRAFPANMVIFLAYELLTDLIRGRTGSDDPHVVVLE; encoded by the exons ATGCATATTGTTGATTTCGTGTCTGGATCTattgcag GGGCGTGTGGGGTTGCAGTGGGCTATCCTCTGGATACTGTGAAG GTTCGGATTCAAACGCAAAAGCAGTTTACTGGGATATGGCAATGTACAAAGGCAACATTTTTAAAAGAAGGG GTATATGGCTTCTTCAAAGGTATGGCCATACCTGTTACCACAATCTCTATGACTTCTTCGGTGGTGTTCGGCACATATAGAAACTGCCTTCAATGCCTGAGCCAGTCACGAGGAGCTGGTAATGGTGAAAACACTAAACTTGACGTTTTCCTGTCCGGTATGGCAGCAGGGGTGACTCAG ATTTCAGTGATGTCTCCAGGTGACTTAGTGAAAGTACGTCTCCAGTGTCAGACTGAGTCCAAGCGAGGACCAGCCAACATGCCCAAACCTAAGTACCGTGGTCCAATTCACTGTCTGCTGAGCATAATGAAAGAGGAGGGCTTCCTGGGGCTCTACAGAGGATCTTCTGCACTCATGCTGCGAGATGGACCTTCCTATGCCACGTACTTTTTAACTTACACAGCCATCTGTGACTGGATGACAGAAGCTGACAAGAAAAAACCAG ACTGGAGCGTTGTAATGTTGGCAGGAGGACTAGCAGGATCAGCAGCATGGACTATAGCAACACCCATGGACGTGATCAAAGCCCGTCTACAGATGGACGGAGCGCGGGAGGTGAAACGATATAAGGGCTTTGTGCACTGTGTCACCGAGACCGTGCGCGTGGAGGGAGCGAGGGTTTTTTTCCGCAGCTTAGGCATGAACGTTGTGCGAGCGTTCCCTGCCAACATGGTCATATTTCTTGCATATGAGTTACTCACCGATCTCATCCGAGGAAGAACTGGCAGTGATGATCCTCATGTGGTTGTACTGGAATAA